TGGGTCATCGCGAACCTCATCGGCTGGCTGTACAGCCGGCATCCGTCCCCCGACGCGCTGCTGACCGAGCGCTTCCGCGAGACGTGCGAGCTCGTCACCCACGAACCCGGCGGGCGCTGGCGCCGCAGCCTCGCGCAGTTCGTGATCGAGCTGCGCGCGGTCATGCCGGCGCTCATCATCGGGTCGGCTCTCGCGGGCGCCGTGCAGGTGCTCGTCCCGCGCCAGGTGCTGCTCGAGATCGGCTCGAACCCGGCGCTGTCGATCGTCGCGATGATCGCGCTGGCGATGGTCGTGTCGATCTGCTCGAACGTCGACTCGTTCTTCGCGCTGTCGTTCGCCTCCACGTTCACGCCGGGCTCGATCGTGGCGTTCCTGCTCGTCGGTCCCCTGGTCGACGTGAAGATGCTGGCGCTGCTGCGCACGACCTTCACGACGCGCACGCTCGCGGGGATCGTCGTGGTCGTCGTGCTGGCCGGCTTCGCGATCGGGGCGGGGGTGAACCTCGTTGTCTAGGACGCACTCGATCCTCACCCGGTGGCTGGGGGTGGGACTCGCGACGGTGCTGGCGGTCGTGACCCTCGCGCTGGCGATCACCGGTCGCCTCGGGCTGTACATCAACCCGGACTCGACGTGGTTCGCCGTCGGCATGGCGCTGTTCCTCGTGGCCGGGGCCATCGGCTCGTTCCTGCTGCCGCTCGGCGCAGAGGAGGAGCACGGGCACGACCACGGCGACGGCGACGGCGACGGCCACGATGACGAGCACGACCATGCGGCGGCGCACC
This region of Microbacterium thalassium genomic DNA includes:
- a CDS encoding permease, giving the protein MTRTDPYRTARLEPSRSARTALWLGIGAAVVAALFLIDWLVPTLFPASLPTRAQDGLTLSISVLIESLPFIALGVVLSIVVQVWVPPGVLERWLPRSGWARRAVLSMLGMLIPVCECGNVPFARGLLMRGFSVPETLTFLIAAPIVNPIVIITTHQAFGFDDGILVARIVGGWVIANLIGWLYSRHPSPDALLTERFRETCELVTHEPGGRWRRSLAQFVIELRAVMPALIIGSALAGAVQVLVPRQVLLEIGSNPALSIVAMIALAMVVSICSNVDSFFALSFASTFTPGSIVAFLLVGPLVDVKMLALLRTTFTTRTLAGIVVVVVLAGFAIGAGVNLVV